From the genome of Brassica oleracea var. oleracea cultivar TO1000 chromosome C4, BOL, whole genome shotgun sequence:
AATTCAGATTTCGGTTCGGTTCGGGTTATAACCAAAGTCCAAAGTAGTAAGCTCATAAGTCTCATTCGGATATTTTCGTAAAACAGTTCGGATTCGGTTTCGATTTTTCCGGTTCGGGTTAAAGTCGGTACTTCGGGTTGAGTTAAAAACGCCCATGCCTATAATCAACTATGTTAATTTGAGTGAAAATATTCTTTGGGAAAAATATTATATGTTTATTGAGACATAGTTTAAAATATATACTATTTTAAGACAAAAATCTGGTCATTGCTATGTTTTTTGTTGCTCATATGTTGTTGATTACATGTGATATGATCCTAGTAGCTTCAAAGTGCCAAAAGGAGAGACTGATTATTACCCATATCTATAAAAAACAAATTTCTACAGATATTATTGAGGCTATAATTTATTCTTTAGTTATATATTATATAAGGGTTGTTCAAAAAAAAAGTTATATATTATATAAGTAAAGGATGATTTGTAATTTTAGCTGCAGTACCCATTTATTGTTTAATTAGGTTCTTTTATCAATAAGTGATACACTTTGCAGAAAAGAAAGAGACCCACTTAGCTGCAGTACCCATTACATCTTTTTGGTGGAATTTGAGAAAGAAAAGAATATAAGGGCAAAGCTGAGTTACCTTTTCCTTTTGATACTGCTTTGTCATCACATGCATTCCACTTTTCACTACAAAAATCACTTTGGACCCTAAAAAATCCCCCAAAATTTTGCCTCGCTCACAAGAAAAGCATACACGTTTCCTCCTTTCTCATATATTTGAAGACCAAAACCCTTTTCTTTTCACCTCTCCCTTGATCTCTCCCTCTATTTCCTTACTCTGCTCTTAGCTTAATCCCACCTTCCAAATAGAAACAATATAATCCTTCTACTTTAACTGCTTTTGTTATCTATGAAGCCAAGTCCCTTGAAGCCTTTACCGTATAACTCTCTCTTCTAAGTACTATTACTACCGCTCCCCTGTCTTCCTTTACGGTGTTTTGTCACCATGAGAGCCGGAAGCTGCACGGTGGAGCAAGCTCTCACGCCTGAGGCTGCAAACTTGGTGAAACGAGCCATGGGCTTGGCTAGAAGGAGAGGACATGCTCAAGTCACACCTCTCCATGTGGCTAGCACCATGCTCTCCGCTCCCACTGGTTTACTTAGAACAGCTTGTCTCCAATCCCACACGCATCCTCTTCAGTGCAGAGCCCTAGAGCTCTGCTTCAACGTGGCACTAAACCGCCTCCCGACCTCCACGGGGAGTCCTATGTTAGGGGTTCAAACTTCCCCTTTCCCTTCTATCTCTAACGCTCTCGGTGCAGCTTTCAAACGCGCGCAGGCTCACCAGCGGCGTGGATCCATCGAAAGCCAGCAGCAACCGGTTCTAGCAGTCAATATTGAAGTGGAGCAGCTGATCATATCCATCCTAGATGATCCTGGCGTGAGTAGAGTTATGAGAGAAGCTGGTTTCTCGAGTCCTCAAGTGAAAAGCAAAGTCGAGCAAGCTGTGTCTTCAGAGACTTGCTCGAAAACAACCTCCTCGAGTAAACCCAAAGAAGGACAAGTCAGGAACGAGGATGTCATGAACGTTATAGACAGTCTTGTCGACAAAAAGAGGAAGAACTTCGTGATCGTGGGAGAGTGTTTAGCAACTGTTGACAAAGTTGTGCGAACAGTAATGGAGAAAGTTGACAAAAAAGACGTGCCCGAAGCTTTAAAAGACGTGAAGTTTATAACTTTATCGTTCTCCTCGTTCGGACAACCGAGTAGATTCGATGTGGAGCATAAGCTAAAGGAGTTGGAGACACTCGTCAGAAGCTGTGTAGGAAAAGGAGTGATTCTTAATCTTGGAGACCTAAACTGGTTCGTAGAGTCTAGAACGAATAGTAACAACAACAACACCTACTGTGCGGTGGAGCATATGATAATGGAGATAGGGAAGTTGGCTCGTGGATTGGTCATGGGAGATCATGGAAGGTTTTGGTTAATGGGTCTTGCGACTTCAGAGACTTACGTGAGATGCAAGTCTGGTCAACCCTCGCTTGAGTCCCTTTGGTGTCTGACTACTCTCACTATTCCAACAACTAGTAGCCTCCGCTTGAGTCTCGTCTCCGAGAGGTAAAAGTTTTTGTTGGATATGTTCTAACTATTAGCAATGTTTTTTTTTCTTGGATATTTTCTAACTATTTTGTCTTTTTTTCGAAAAAGACAATTTCACCTATAGTGTTTTTGCTTTATTTGGTGATCATCTAAAAGAACGGTGTTACAACGTGCATCCTCTTTATAAACTTTTTATATTATTTTCACTTTTTATATGCTTTTTTTCTTGTGAGAAATACTAAAGAAAGACTTAAGAAATCACTCCATTTCAGTTTAAGTTATTAAATCAAGTTAAACACTCCTGAGCTAATCACCATGTTGTTTTCAAAGCAGTGAGGTTGAAGTCAAGAAGTCAGAGAACTTACCTGTCCAGCTGCATTCATTAGAGATGCAGCTCAGTTTCTGTGAGGAATGTTCTACCAAATTTGAAGCAGAAGCTAGGTTCTTACAATGCAGCAATAGCAATGTAACCACTGCAGCTTTACCGGCTTGGCTTCAGCAATACAAGAAGGAGAATCAAAGTAGTCACAATGTGAGTTGTATAACAACCAAATCAAAGTCACATTTCTCATGCCAAAATCACTTTCTTATTTTAAGAGCATCAATGTTTGATTCTTGGACTTGGCAGGATTCAGATTCTATCAAAGAACTTGTGGCTAAGTGGAACACAATCTGTGATTCAATCCACAAGAGACCATCTCTAAAAACACTCACACTCTCTAGTACCCTCGACCATCTTCAAACCAACGGTGATTGGCCTGTGATCGAGACAAACAAGTACCTTCATCATCACTCGGTGACCTCTGGTGCATCCGAATTAAGACTGTTCATTCCAGAACATGACACCGAGCAAAGAACAGAGCTCTTCTCTTCGAATCCTAACTCAGCAGCTTCCTCGAGCGATGGAATGGAGGTAGAGCACGTCTCTTCTAGGTTTAAAGAGATGAATGTTGAAAACCTAGCGACACTATGTGATGCCTTGCAGAGCAAGGTACCATGGCAGAAGGATATAATCTCAGAGATAGCCAAAACTGTCTTGAAATGTAGGTCGGGATCGAGTAGGACAAATATAAACGGAATAGATGATAAAAAAGAAGACACATGGATGTTCTTTCAAGGTCTTGATGTAGAGGCTAAAGAGAAGATCGCCAGAGAGTTGGCTAAACTCGTGTTCGGATCGCAAGACAGCTTTGCCTATATCTGTTTGAGCAGTTTCTCATCGAAAGATTCGAGGAACAAGAGGTCGAGAGATGAACAGAACTGGAGTTACATTGAGAGATTCTCTGAAGCTGTTTCGCTTAATCCAAGAAGAGTGTTCTTAGTGGAAGATATAGAGCAGGCTGATTATTTGTCTCTAATGGGTTTCAAGAGAGCCATTGAGAGAGGAAGAGTTTGTAACTCGAGTGGTGTAGAAGCTTACCTTAGAGATGCGATTGTGATCTTGAGCTGTGAGAGATTCAGCTCAAGATCAAGAGCTTGTTCTCCTCCGGTTAATCAGAAGTCGTCGGACGGTTCAGATCAATCTGAGGACAAGAACGGTGGTACTTGCGTTGTACTCGATCTTAACCTCTCTCTTGACGATGGCGTTTGCGAAAAAGAGCCATGTGATGAGATTGGCTTGCTCGAAGCTGTAGATGGACGCTTTCATTTCAAATGTTCATCAACGTAGCACCATGCATGTGTGCATGTAATGTAACATGCCAGTATATGAACTTGAACATGATCTTTTCGATGACATCATGCGCTATTCGTTTCCTTGGGAATTTCTCTTTCTCATTGGGGCAATACTTTGGCCTTTGGGCTAAACGTGTAGGCGTAGTTGTAGATTTTTTTCTGGTTAGGGAACATTCTAGATGGTTATGTATTGTTTATTTTCCGTTTTATGTATGTTTTCCCTATTTAAAAACAAATGCTTTTTCCCCCTCTTACCAACAATATACCAGATGAATGTAAATTTCATGTAGCGAATGAGGCAGCTAGGGTTTTGAAATTAGTTTCAAAACATTATGCTTCACCAGCAAAGTGGTATATGTACTTTTTGCTTGACAAACAAAACAAGGTCTAGCCTAAGAGAAGAGCTTGTTTACCTACTACCATTATATATATGTCGCTTAAAGTTTTATATCGTTCTTGTAGCGACTCGCGCTGAGATTATTAATTTCGTTATATTTTTATGATTAGAAGACACTAGGTATGTTTAATTTGAATATCGATTCGGTTTTAGGTTGGTTTTTCGGTTTTAATCTCCTAAAATATAACTACCATTCTAAATCAATATTTATTTTGGTTTTTTCGGTTAAAATGTTTGAGGTTTTTGTTTTTTTTTTAAGTAATAATCCAAAAATCATTATTATTTATCTGGTTTCATGTTATATGAATGTTAGACGGTCTTAATGTCGAACCAATAGTTTCATACTGTTTAGATTGTAATTTCTAAACACAAGCAAAATCAAATCAAATCTATATAATAGTTGAAGAAAAAGAAAATAAAATCATTAAGACAAATAATTTCATTACAATTTGGTCGATGGTGAAATGAATTATTAAAGAAGAAAAAAGAATATTCCGAATTCCAAGAGAATTAGAATCTTCACTTGTGCTGAATATTTAGTTATATAGATGTTCATGTCAATGTGCATATGTATATGTATATAAAAATATATAAAAATGTTGATAAATATATAAAGATATCGTTAATTAACATTAAAAGATATTTTTGTTCAAAATAACACATAAAAGGTAAAGTTCTTAAATTAAAATAAAGTAAAAATAAAATAGGCGTAGATATTAGTGAATTTTTTTTATACAATGAAAATCAAATTATATCTGTAAACAATAAAAATAATATATATACAATTGGGTCTATAAATTATCTTTCTATGTGGAACCTTTGTATAATCTGTCGAATTCTGCATGTGAGCTTTATATTGAAAAAAAACGTAAAATATTACATAGTGTGAACATATTTATGTAGAGTTTGACTGAGAAGTTTTTTTCAAATGTAACATGTCAGTATACTCATTCTCAAATTGCTGTGAGAATTCCAAGTGGCGAATATAGTGTTGTAAACACATTGAGATATGTAATAGATTTTGAATTGTGTGATTTAAAAGTTTCATGTATTCGACAGCTTCGTG
Proteins encoded in this window:
- the LOC106337082 gene encoding chaperone protein ClpB1-like → MRAGSCTVEQALTPEAANLVKRAMGLARRRGHAQVTPLHVASTMLSAPTGLLRTACLQSHTHPLQCRALELCFNVALNRLPTSTGSPMLGVQTSPFPSISNALGAAFKRAQAHQRRGSIESQQQPVLAVNIEVEQLIISILDDPGVSRVMREAGFSSPQVKSKVEQAVSSETCSKTTSSSKPKEGQVRNEDVMNVIDSLVDKKRKNFVIVGECLATVDKVVRTVMEKVDKKDVPEALKDVKFITLSFSSFGQPSRFDVEHKLKELETLVRSCVGKGVILNLGDLNWFVESRTNSNNNNTYCAVEHMIMEIGKLARGLVMGDHGRFWLMGLATSETYVRCKSGQPSLESLWCLTTLTIPTTSSLRLSLVSESEVEVKKSENLPVQLHSLEMQLSFCEECSTKFEAEARFLQCSNSNVTTAALPAWLQQYKKENQSSHNDSDSIKELVAKWNTICDSIHKRPSLKTLTLSSTLDHLQTNGDWPVIETNKYLHHHSVTSGASELRLFIPEHDTEQRTELFSSNPNSAASSSDGMEVEHVSSRFKEMNVENLATLCDALQSKVPWQKDIISEIAKTVLKCRSGSSRTNINGIDDKKEDTWMFFQGLDVEAKEKIARELAKLVFGSQDSFAYICLSSFSSKDSRNKRSRDEQNWSYIERFSEAVSLNPRRVFLVEDIEQADYLSLMGFKRAIERGRVCNSSGVEAYLRDAIVILSCERFSSRSRACSPPVNQKSSDGSDQSEDKNGGTCVVLDLNLSLDDGVCEKEPCDEIGLLEAVDGRFHFKCSST